ATGCCGATTCCTACGGAAAGCAAGGCCACCAGTTGCACCAGCCACTCAAAGCCAAGCTTTGCCGCGCGTCCCGCCATGTCCGCTATCTTGACCGGCCCTCCAAGCTGGCATTTGTCCTCACGCCCGACAACAAAGCGTTTCAGAAATTGACCGGTTCGAGCCACTACGTGGCCGGTCTCGCGGACCGCCTCCACGACCGCACCGGCGGGCGTGAAGGTGATCACTCGCGGCTCGCCCATCTCGGCATTGTTGATCACGCCTATGGCGGCCACCTTGATCTTGTTGCCTAGCGCGTCCTCCTGCTCAACGAGCTCAGGCGTCGCCCGCAGGGTGACCTCCCGCCCGTCACGCAGGACGACGAAGACCAGCTCGTCGCCGGCCCGCCCCTGAACGAATCGCTGCAGGTCGGCAAAGGTCTCGACCACACCGCCATCGACGGACACGAATCGGTCGCCCGGCTCGAATCCCGCGGCGGCGGCGGGGCTGTCCGGACGGACTTCGGCGACCGTGGGTTGCAGAACGGTCTTCCCATACATCGCGAAAAGTACGGCGAAAACGGCGATCGTGAGCAGGAAATTGAATAGCGGTCCGGCGACTACGGTCGCCGCCCGCTTCCAGATCGGCTGCAGATGGAAAGCGCGCCGGCGGTCGGCCTCGCTGAGGTGACTGGACACATCGCCGCTTGGACTGCTGGTGACGCTCATGTCACCGACGAACTTCACGTAACCTCCGAGCGGCACGGCGCAGATCTTCCAGCGCGTGCCGTGCCGATCATTGAACCCGATCAGCTCCGGCCCGAAGCCGATCGAAAACGCGGTAACCCCGATGCCGCACCAGCGGCCTACGAGATAGTGGCCAAGCTCGTGGACGAAGACGACCACCGTCAGCACGAAAAGGAACGGGACGATGGTGCCGATCAGCAGTCCCTCGGTACTGAAGATAGCGGGCAGGAGATCGCTCAAATGACACACTCAGCGCTGGCAGGGACCTTGCGCGCAATTGCCAGAGCAATGGCGAAGAATCCGTGGCTTGTCGTCTGTGACGATCGTGGCGTGGGCCCGGTCTCCCGCCGCCCCGTCACGGGAAGAGGGATTGTGCCGGGTGGTTGAGCCCGCCAGTCGCCGCTCCGATCAGGTACAGACCAAACGCGGCCGCGACAAGCCCGTCGACGCGATCCATCACGCCTCCGTGACCCGGAATGATGTTGCCGGAGTCCTTCGCGCCGTGGCGCCGCTTGACCGCGGATTCGAACAGATCGCCGACCTGCGATACGATCGAGAGCAGCAGCGCGACGAGCGCCAGCATCGGAAGGTTGCCGGCTCCCGCCACAAGGGCAACAAGGACCCCGCCGAGAACGCCGCCGGCAGCGCCACCGAGCGCGCCGCTCCACGTCTTGCCAGGGGAGATCGACGGCGCGAGCTTCGGCCCGCCGACAGCGCGGCCGACGAAATAGGCCAGGATATCCGTCGCCCAAACGACCGCGAAGAGATACAGGATCGCCAGCAGCCCTCCGGCATCATTGTCGCGCAGGAACGCCAGGGAAATCGCCGCCGCGCCCGCATAGGCTAGGCTTGCGGCCGTCTCCCGGCCGTCGCCCCCTGCGAGACCGAAGGCGAAGCTCGCCACGACCGAGGCCGTGACCAGCAGGATCACCGTTTCCGCCGAAAAACCCGCCACAAGCGCCAGCATGCAGCCGCCGAGCAACGCACCGGCAAGAATCTTCCCCGCTACGCTGCCGGTCCGCCGCGAGATCGTCGACCACTCATAGATGATCGACATCGCTATCAATGCAGCAAGCAGGCGGAACCAGAAGCCGCCGACCCACGTGATCGCCAGCACGGCCACCGCAAGGATAATCGAGGAAATGACGCGCAGCTGGAGATTGCTGAGCGGCAGCCTTCCTGGTTCCGCGTTCGTCACGAAGCCACGTCCCGGGCGGCAGCGCCGCCAAACCGCCGCTCCCGCGCGGCGAAGATCTTCAGCGCCTCGTCGAGATCGGCCGTGGAGAAATCGGGCCAGTAGCAGGGAAGGAATACAAGCTCGCTGTAGGCCGCCTGCCATGGCAGGAAATTGGATAGCCGGACTTCTCCGCTGGTTCTTATTACGAGGTCGGGATCCGGCATCTCCGCGGTGTCGAGGCAGCGCGCAAAGGCGGCCTCATCTATCGCGTCCGGCTCGATGGCGCCTGCCCTGACCGCCTCGGCGAGCTTCCGCGCCGCCCGGGCGATCTCGTCGCGACCTCCATAGTTGAAGGCGATGACGAGATTGAGCTGACCGTTTCCGGCCGTCAGCGTCTCGGCCTCCTGCAGCAATGCACGGATGTCGGGCGCCAGGCCCTCACGGTCGCCGATCACGTGAACGCGTACGCCGTTCTGATGAAGGTCGGCAAGGTCGCGTCGAATGTAGATCTTCAGCAATCCCATCAGATCGCTGACTTCCGACTTGGGCCGGGCCCAGTTCTCGGACGAGAAAGCATAGACCGTCAGCCAGGGGACGCCGGCGTCGCCGACGAAGCGCACCGTCTTGCGAAGCGCTTCGACGCCCGCGCGATGCCCCGCGAGGCGCGGAAGGCCGCGAGCCTTCGCCCAACGGCCGTTGCCGTCCATGATGATCGCTATATGAGCGGGCGTCGCCATTCCCTGCCCTTCAAGCCGCCCCGGTCAGACGCCGGTGCGGTCAAACCTGCATGATCTCAGCTTCCTTTTCAGAAAGCAGCGAGTCGACCGTGCTGATCATGTCGTCGGTCATCTTTTGCACGCGATCGTGTTGGGCGCGATGATCGTCCTGACTGATGGTGCCGTCTTTCTCGGCCTTCTTCAGGATCTCCATACCGTCGCGGCGCACGTGGCGCACGGCAACGCGCGCGTTCTCGGCGTAGGTATGAGCGATCTTCACCAATTCCTTGCGCCGCTGCTCGTTGAGCTCCGGCAGCGGAATGCGCAGCGTGGTGCCGTCCATGATCGGATTGAAGCCGAGATTGGCTTCGCGGATCGCACGATCGACGGCGCCGACCATCTGCTTGTCCCATACCGACACCGAGATCATCCGGGGTTCCGGCACAGAGACCGTGGCCACCTGGTTGATCGGCATGCTGCTGCCGTAAGCGGTCACCTGAATGGGATCCAGCAGGTTGCTGGAGGCACGGCCCGTCCGCAGCGAAGCAATATCATGCTTGAAGGCGCTGATTGCGCCATCCATGCGCCGCTGCAGGTCCTTGAAGTCCGCCCCTTCCGACATCTTTAGTTCTCCTTGCTACTGCTGGGGACTGCGGCGATCAGGCGTCCGCCACGATCGTACAGCGTCCGCCGCCTGTCAGAATTTCCCCAAATCCGCCTTTCTCATGGATCGAAAAGACAATTATCGGGATGTGGTTTTCACGTGCAAGCGCTATTGCGGCGGTGTCCATGATCGACAGCCCGCGCTGCAGCACTTCGTCGTGGGTGATGCGTTCGTAGCGCTGAGCGCTCGGATCCTTCTTCGGATCAGCCGAATAGACCCCGTCCACCTGCGTGCCCTTGAAGAGCGCATCGGCGCCGATCTCGGCTGCCCGAAGCGCGGCGGCGCTGTCCGTCGTGAAGAATGGATTGCCCGTGCCGCCGGCAAAGATGACGACCTTGCCCTGATCCATGTAGGCGGTCGCCTGCCGCTGCGAGAAGCTCTCGCACAGCTCGGGCATGGCGATCGCGGACAATACGACCGCGTCGACGCCAAGCTTCACCAGCGACGTGCGCAGCGCGAGAGAATTGATGACGGTCGCCAGCATGCCCATGTGGTCGCCGGTGACCCGGTCGCCGCCCTTGGAGGCGACTGCAACGCCGCGGAAGATGTTGCCGCCGCCGATGACGACGCCTACCTCCACGCCAAGCGCCCTCGCCTCGGCGATGTCGGATGCGATCTGGTCGACCACGGAAACGTCGATGCCAAAGCCTTGGCCGCCCATCAAAGCCTCGCCCGACGCTTTCAGGAGCACACGTCGATAGAGAGGCTTCACCGGCATTTGTTTCCCTGGATTCGTTGGATGCGGTGCTGCGATACACGAAGGCTGCCGCGATGTCACGCCGCGCACGGCCGAGTTCACAGCCGTCGCAGGGATTCGGCAGTGCGGGCCATGAGCTCGCGGCTCAAAACGCATCGGCCGGACATTCTCACGAATGCCCGGCCGAAGATTTACCTGCTTGTGGGCAGATCGATCGTTAAAAGACTCAGCTCTTCACCGCCGCGGCGACCTCGGCCGCGAAGTCTGTCTCTTCCTTCTCGATGCCCTCGCCGAGCGCAAAGCGCACGAAAGCGGTGATCTTCGCAGGGGCGCCGATGTCCTTCTCGGCTTCCTTGAGCGCGTTCTCGACCGTAACGTCCGGGTTCATGACGAAAGCCTGCTTCAGGAGCACGACTTCCTCGTAGAACTTGCGCAGGCGGCCTTCGACCATCTTCTCGATGATGTTCTCAGGCTTGCCGGACGCACGCGCCTGGTCGGAGAAGATCGCCTTCTCGCGCTCGACGGCAGCCGGATCGACCTCATTCTCGCTCAGCGCAAGCGGGTTGGTCGCCGCCACATGCATCGCCACCTGGCGTGCGAATGCGGAGGCCTTCTGCGCATCGCCGATCGTCTCGATGGCGACGAGGACGCCCAGCTTGCCGAGATTGTCGGCGACCGAGTTGTGGACATAGGTCGCCACCGCGCCCGACGAAACCTCGAGCTTGGTCGAACGACGGAAGCCCAGGTTCTCGCCGATGGTGCCGACGGCGTCCTTGATCGTCTCGGTAACGGACTTCTCGGAACCCGGATAGCGCGCCTCAGCGACCGCATCGGTCTTGCCGCCCTGCGCCAGGGCAACCTTGGCGACGTTGCGAACGATTTCCTGGAAGGCGGCGTTGCGGGCCACGAAGTCGGTCTCGGAGTTGACCTCGACGATCGCGGCTTCGCGTTCGCCGGCGTCGACACCGATCAGGCCTTCGGCAGCAGTACGTCCCGCCTTCTTGTCGGCCTTGGCGATGCCCTTCTTGCGCAGCCAGTCGACGGCAGCCTCGATGTCGCCATTGGTCTCGGCAAGGGCGGCCTTGCAGTCCATCATGCCCGCGCCGGTCAGATCGCGGAGTTCTTTCACCTGTGCAGCAGAAATGCTCATCTCGAAACCTCTTGTGTAAACACGGCGGCGCACCATCGGTTGCGATGATGCGCCGTTCGCCGGCGCGGATCATACGCGCCGAATCAATCAGGGGTTTGAAGGCCCTGGAGCGGGCCTTCGCACTCAGGCCTTCGGCGCTTCGTCGGTCGATTCCTCGAGCGCAGGCTCGACAGGAACCTCGGCGGACGCGCCAACGTCGACGCCCATGGCGCCCTGCTGGCGTGCGATGCCGTCGATCGCCGCCTTGGCGATGAGGTCGCAATAGAGCTGGATGGCGCGCGCGGCGTCGTCGTTGCCCGGAATCGGGAAGTCGATCTTGTCCGGATCGCAGTTCGAATCGATGATGGCGACGACCGGGATGCCGAGACGCTTGGCTTCCTGGATGGCGATCGCTTCCTTGTTGGTGTCGATCACGAACATCAGGTCAGGCGTCGAGCCCATGTCCTTGATGCCGCCCAGCGCCTTGTTGAGCTTCTCGCGCTCGCGATCGAGGTTGAGGCGCTCCTTCTTGGTGAAGCCCTGAGCCTCGCCGCCGGCAAGAATCTCGTCGAGCTTGCGCAGGCGCTGGATCGAGTTCGAGATCGTCTTCCAGTTGGTGAGCATGCCGCCCAGCCAGCGCGAGTTGACGTAGTACTGCGCCGAGCGCGCTGCTGCGTCAGCGACGATGTCCGACGCCTGGCGCTTGGTGCCGACGAACAGGACGCGACCGCCGCGGGCGACGACGTCGGAAACCTGCTTCAGGGCCTGATGCAGAAGCGGCACCGTCTGCGACAGATCGATGACGTGGATGTTGTTGCGAGCGCCGTAGATGTAGGGCGCCATCTTCGGGTTCCAGCGATGGGTCTGGTGGCCGAAGTGAACGCCAGCTTCCAAAAGCTGACGCATGGAGAAATCTGGCAGAGCCATTCTTTAGTTTCCTTTCCGGTTGGCCTCCACGGACATCGGCAGCTTCCGCCTGAACCGGATCGAAAAGCCAAAAAGCGATTCGGGGTTAGCTTCTGCCGCCACCGGAGGTCTCAGCCGGATTTCTCCCGGACAGACACCAAAGTCCGTGTGTGGAATGGTCGCGCATATAGAGGGAGATGCGAGGAAAGGCAAGCGCGTGGCCGGTAAACGTCTGCCGCGGCCACGCGGGAGCGTGGACCAGACCCTAGTTCTGATCTTCATCCCCCAGATCCCCGTCCATCCGATCATCGGCACGACCATGGAAGAAGATTTGAATCTCCTCCATGTCGACACGCCCGTCTGCATTTCCGTCCACGCCCTTGAAGATACGAGCATGGAAGTCCTGAATTTCCTGGAGCGAGAGTGCGCCATCCCCGTCAGCGTCCGCGACGGCGAACAGGATCTTCATAGCCGGACCGTGCATGCCGCCTCGCCTGTCTCTCCAGCCGTCACGTCTTCCGTGACGAGCCATTCGGTCACCATAGCGGTCCCGGTTCCAGTGAGGCCCGCGATCGCCGCCCCCACGTTGCTCGCGGGACATCATGTCTTCCATCATCTGACGCATCATCTGGCGCATTGCTGGAGCGTCGCCGGGCATTGCCTGCCCATTCGCGCCAGAAGGTGAAGCGGTGGCATCACCCGTCTGAGCCGAGGCGGGTGACACGGCCGCCGTCACCCCGCAGGCGATTGCGAGAGTTGCTAGTTTCCAGAGCGTATTCATCGTCTCCTCCGCTGCACAAAGTGTGCGGTTCACCATTCTGCCGATCGCAGGATGGTGAAGGTGCGAAGACAATTCATCGCCCAGAAGATTGTTCCGACGATGCGATCAAGTGCACGATAACGAGGTTGGAGGTCGTCACGATCCGCATGCTGAGGAAGCGTGGGAGCTTCGCCTCACTTGCAGCCTGTCTCGGCCGGGGCAGGAAACATCGACAGGTTGACGAGCGTACCCTTCATGGAGAAGTCCCCATAATCCATGACCAGATCGCGGCTCATGCCGTTCTCGTGCAGCTTGAAGCTGATCCGGTATTCGGGCACGTCCTCCCCTCCCGTCGCCGCCTCGTCGAAATAGGCGATGTCGACCGGCCAGAATGCGTCCGCGGCAAGCGTCGCCAGCACCTTCTTCTCCGGATCGGAGTCTTGCGGCTTCTGCCGTTTGCCGATGATCACGGTGGTGGTCATCACCTTGTCGGCATCCTCCGAGCCGTCGAAAAGACTGGTCTCGTAAAAAGTCTCGCCGGCCTCGGCCTTATGGATCAACTCTTCCAGGTGCTTGGTCGGAAACTGCGTCGGCTTGAGGTCGATCTCGGCCGGTTCCGGCTTCTCGATATCGACCACGAGCCTGTCGCCCTGGAGCTTGGCAGTGCCCTTTACTTCCCGATCGGGGTTCTGGTCGACGAAGGATTTCGTCACGAAGCTGAAGGTCTTGCCCTCTGCATCCTCGAAGGTGGTGGTCTGCTGATCGGTGAGCCGCGAGACGTCGCGCGTCTGGATGTCGGTGACGAATCGGAACTTGACCGTGTAACCGTCGCAGGGCGAGCCGTTGAATTCGTAGACCATGCGTCCGTTGAGCCCGATGATGCCCGACCGCTCGCTCGCCTTGTCCAGCACCAGATCGTAGACGGCGCGATGCGGCGCCAGCGGCGTGGCGGCTGCGGCGGGCTGCGCGGCAAGGGGAAGAAGCGGCAGGAGAGCAAGGGCTGCGAGGCGCTTGGCGCGCATGAAGTCACTCCGAATGCGCGGTCACAATGAGACCGCTGGGCAAGTTGCCCCACCATAAAAAAAGTCGTGGCGGAAGCGAGGCAAAAATAGCACCTTCCGGCCGATCCGTCCGAACTGCCCCCAAGATTTGAGGAAGACGACCATGGCTGAGACAATCGAGCAAAGGCTGGCGAGCCTCGGTGTCGAGTTGCCCGCGGCGGCCGCGCCCGCCGCCAACTACGTGCCGTTCACACGCACCGGCAATCTGCTGCTCACCGCTGGCCAACTGCCGCTGAAGGACGGGAAGCTCGCGGCCAGCGGCAAGCTCGGCCGCGACCTCGACGTCGGAGCCGGCAAGGAGGCTGCCAAGCTCTGCGCCATCAATATCCTCGCCCAGGCAAAGGCGGCGCTCGGCGACCTGGAGAAGATCGCG
This portion of the Mesorhizobium shangrilense genome encodes:
- the rseP gene encoding RIP metalloprotease RseP, which codes for MSDLLPAIFSTEGLLIGTIVPFLFVLTVVVFVHELGHYLVGRWCGIGVTAFSIGFGPELIGFNDRHGTRWKICAVPLGGYVKFVGDMSVTSSPSGDVSSHLSEADRRRAFHLQPIWKRAATVVAGPLFNFLLTIAVFAVLFAMYGKTVLQPTVAEVRPDSPAAAAGFEPGDRFVSVDGGVVETFADLQRFVQGRAGDELVFVVLRDGREVTLRATPELVEQEDALGNKIKVAAIGVINNAEMGEPRVITFTPAGAVVEAVRETGHVVARTGQFLKRFVVGREDKCQLGGPVKIADMAGRAAKLGFEWLVQLVALLSVGIGILNLLPIPPLDGGHLAFYGAEAVLRRPVSERFMDAIYRVGMFLVLGFMVFVFWNDLFGC
- a CDS encoding phosphatidate cytidylyltransferase; this encodes MTNAEPGRLPLSNLQLRVISSIILAVAVLAITWVGGFWFRLLAALIAMSIIYEWSTISRRTGSVAGKILAGALLGGCMLALVAGFSAETVILLVTASVVASFAFGLAGGDGRETAASLAYAGAAAISLAFLRDNDAGGLLAILYLFAVVWATDILAYFVGRAVGGPKLAPSISPGKTWSGALGGAAGGVLGGVLVALVAGAGNLPMLALVALLLSIVSQVGDLFESAVKRRHGAKDSGNIIPGHGGVMDRVDGLVAAAFGLYLIGAATGGLNHPAQSLFP
- a CDS encoding isoprenyl transferase, coding for MATPAHIAIIMDGNGRWAKARGLPRLAGHRAGVEALRKTVRFVGDAGVPWLTVYAFSSENWARPKSEVSDLMGLLKIYIRRDLADLHQNGVRVHVIGDREGLAPDIRALLQEAETLTAGNGQLNLVIAFNYGGRDEIARAARKLAEAVRAGAIEPDAIDEAAFARCLDTAEMPDPDLVIRTSGEVRLSNFLPWQAAYSELVFLPCYWPDFSTADLDEALKIFAARERRFGGAAARDVAS
- the frr gene encoding ribosome recycling factor gives rise to the protein MSEGADFKDLQRRMDGAISAFKHDIASLRTGRASSNLLDPIQVTAYGSSMPINQVATVSVPEPRMISVSVWDKQMVGAVDRAIREANLGFNPIMDGTTLRIPLPELNEQRRKELVKIAHTYAENARVAVRHVRRDGMEILKKAEKDGTISQDDHRAQHDRVQKMTDDMISTVDSLLSEKEAEIMQV
- the pyrH gene encoding UMP kinase, with translation MPVKPLYRRVLLKASGEALMGGQGFGIDVSVVDQIASDIAEARALGVEVGVVIGGGNIFRGVAVASKGGDRVTGDHMGMLATVINSLALRTSLVKLGVDAVVLSAIAMPELCESFSQRQATAYMDQGKVVIFAGGTGNPFFTTDSAAALRAAEIGADALFKGTQVDGVYSADPKKDPSAQRYERITHDEVLQRGLSIMDTAAIALARENHIPIIVFSIHEKGGFGEILTGGGRCTIVADA
- the tsf gene encoding translation elongation factor Ts, encoding MSISAAQVKELRDLTGAGMMDCKAALAETNGDIEAAVDWLRKKGIAKADKKAGRTAAEGLIGVDAGEREAAIVEVNSETDFVARNAAFQEIVRNVAKVALAQGGKTDAVAEARYPGSEKSVTETIKDAVGTIGENLGFRRSTKLEVSSGAVATYVHNSVADNLGKLGVLVAIETIGDAQKASAFARQVAMHVAATNPLALSENEVDPAAVEREKAIFSDQARASGKPENIIEKMVEGRLRKFYEEVVLLKQAFVMNPDVTVENALKEAEKDIGAPAKITAFVRFALGEGIEKEETDFAAEVAAAVKS
- the rpsB gene encoding 30S ribosomal protein S2, translating into MALPDFSMRQLLEAGVHFGHQTHRWNPKMAPYIYGARNNIHVIDLSQTVPLLHQALKQVSDVVARGGRVLFVGTKRQASDIVADAAARSAQYYVNSRWLGGMLTNWKTISNSIQRLRKLDEILAGGEAQGFTKKERLNLDREREKLNKALGGIKDMGSTPDLMFVIDTNKEAIAIQEAKRLGIPVVAIIDSNCDPDKIDFPIPGNDDAARAIQLYCDLIAKAAIDGIARQQGAMGVDVGASAEVPVEPALEESTDEAPKA
- a CDS encoding EF-hand domain-containing protein; amino-acid sequence: MNTLWKLATLAIACGVTAAVSPASAQTGDATASPSGANGQAMPGDAPAMRQMMRQMMEDMMSREQRGGGDRGPHWNRDRYGDRMARHGRRDGWRDRRGGMHGPAMKILFAVADADGDGALSLQEIQDFHARIFKGVDGNADGRVDMEEIQIFFHGRADDRMDGDLGDEDQN
- a CDS encoding cell envelope integrity EipB family protein; this encodes MRAKRLAALALLPLLPLAAQPAAAATPLAPHRAVYDLVLDKASERSGIIGLNGRMVYEFNGSPCDGYTVKFRFVTDIQTRDVSRLTDQQTTTFEDAEGKTFSFVTKSFVDQNPDREVKGTAKLQGDRLVVDIEKPEPAEIDLKPTQFPTKHLEELIHKAEAGETFYETSLFDGSEDADKVMTTTVIIGKRQKPQDSDPEKKVLATLAADAFWPVDIAYFDEAATGGEDVPEYRISFKLHENGMSRDLVMDYGDFSMKGTLVNLSMFPAPAETGCK
- a CDS encoding RidA family protein, producing MAETIEQRLASLGVELPAAAAPAANYVPFTRTGNLLLTAGQLPLKDGKLAASGKLGRDLDVGAGKEAAKLCAINILAQAKAALGDLEKIARLVKITVFVASDPEFTEQHLVANGASDFLAQALGERGKHARSAVGVSCLPLGAAVEIEAIIEVA